A region of the Caldisericia bacterium genome:
ATAAGCCGTCCTCTCGTTTAAATTCCTCTTTGGCAGATTGAAACGAATAAGATTTTCCATCTATATTTACTGAACCATTTACAAGTTTAAATTCCTCTTTGGCAGATTGAAACATGGTGTTATTTATTACCAACTAAAAGAAAAGAGTTGGTGTTTAAATTCCTCTTTGGCAGATTGAAACGGATATTACTTTAGTATAGTAGTTATCCCAAACTCTCGTTTAAATTCCTCTTTGGCAGATTGAAACTTAAGGAAAGTTAAAAAGATACTTGAAGAAATGGAAGGTTTAAATTCCTCTTTGGCAGATTGAAACCCTGATTATCAATCAGAACTCTATTTTCTTTAACGAGGTTTAAATTCCTCTTTGGCAGATTGAAACAAAAAAAGAAAAAAAAGAAAAAAGAAAATGGACAGAGTTTAAATTCCTCTTTGGCAGATTGAAACCGCAAAAATTTTATAATAAAATAAATAAGTTTGTCAAATAAGAAATAAAAAATTGCGTCAAACTTCTAACTTTGTAATTTATCATATTTCAATCTACCAAAACCACAAATTTTCAAAGAACATTTTTATAATTTATTATAAAACATTTTTGGTCTTATCAGGTAAATTACTCAAAATTTTTCTTGTTATTTTTACACCATCCGGAAGAATATAAACAATAACACTATCTCTATTTTTATCAATAATTTTTGAAATATCATTTTCCATTCTATATATCTGACTTTCAGTTAAATCGCCCTCAAATACTGATTTCTGAACATGTATTAAATACTTTCTTCCAATTTTCTTAACTTTATTTAATCTTTTCTGGTCCTTTTTCTCTTTAAGTTCAATATCATAAATAAAAATAACTTTCATTCTACCACCAAACTTTCAATGGTTGATACTCTTTTTCTCCAATAAGATGTTTCATAATTTTATAAAGTTCAAGTTTTATCAAAGTTTTATATTTCACTTTTTTTCTCAACTTTCTATGTAATATAGTTGTTTCAAGTTGTTTATCAAATTCTTCAACAAAGATCTTCCTTCCTTCTTCATTTAAATAAATTCCTTCAAGTGCTTTTTCAAAATTTTCTTCTTTTATCATTTTTAAATTAATCAATCTAAAAATTAATCTATCAGAAAGAACAGGTTTAAAAACTTCCGATACATCAAGGGATAAAGAATATCTTCTTTCTGCGGGCTCATGTAAAAAACTTATAAATGGACTTAAAGGAGTTAAATAAATTTCTTTCAAAACCACACTATAAACAAGGGAATTACCAAAAGATATCAAAGCATTTAGAGGATTTCTAGGTGGTTGAATACTTCTTTGTTCAAAACTCCAACCAGTTAATTTTTCAAAACAATCATAATATATTTTTCTTACATGTGCTTCAATACTCATCAATTTAGTTATATCAACAACATTTTCTAATTGTTTCTCATAATCTTTTATTTTTTCGTTTTCTTCTGAATTTTCCTTCTTTTGTAAATTCCTTTTTATATTATGGATTGCACCTTCAACAAATTTTTTTGCAAGTTTCAATCTTTCCCCTTTATCAATATAATGTTGTGCTTGTTTTATAATTAAATCTCCAGAAATATTTGTTTCTCTTGGATAAAAAGTTCCTGAATACCAACCATAATAATTAAAAATATGAAGACAGATA
Encoded here:
- the cas1b gene encoding type I-B CRISPR-associated endonuclease Cas1b, translating into MKTYYIFSNGILRRKENTIVFETSQGEKKFIPIENVEQIFVFGEVDFNNKFLNFIGQNNICLHIFNYYGWYSGTFYPRETNISGDLIIKQAQHYIDKGERLKLAKKFVEGAIHNIKRNLQKKENSEENEKIKDYEKQLENVVDITKLMSIEAHVRKIYYDCFEKLTGWSFEQRSIQPPRNPLNALISFGNSLVYSVVLKEIYLTPLSPFISFLHEPAERRYSLSLDVSEVFKPVLSDRLIFRLINLKMIKEENFEKALEGIYLNEEGRKIFVEEFDKQLETTILHRKLRKKVKYKTLIKLELYKIMKHLIGEKEYQPLKVWW
- the cas2 gene encoding CRISPR-associated endonuclease Cas2, producing the protein MKVIFIYDIELKEKKDQKRLNKVKKIGRKYLIHVQKSVFEGDLTESQIYRMENDISKIIDKNRDSVIVYILPDGVKITRKILSNLPDKTKNVL